A window of Acidimicrobiales bacterium genomic DNA:
CTGGAACATCACCGATGGGGTGGAGTTGCTGGACCCGCCCAGAGCGATGCGCGGCTGGTCGCCGGGGTTGAGCAGGCCCGCCGAGACCAGGGCGATGCCGACCGGATCCCCATCGACGAGGACGTCGAGGAAGCCGACCGGGACAGCCCCCGTGCCCGTCGAACGGACGTTGCCGGGGGACACGACGATGGTCTGGCCCTGTCGGGCCGTGTGGGGCGAGATCGGCGGGATGGCCAACACACCGAGGGTCAGCGTGGTCGGGGTCCGGGTGGCGCCGACCAGCGTGGTCGCCACGGTGCCACGGACCAGGGCCCCCGGCGACGGCGCGGCGGCGAGCCCCGAGCCTGGGGGCACCAACTCGAAGGCCACGTGCAAGGGTCCGGTCGAGGGCGTCTGCGGGTTGGGGGCACCAGCGCTCACCCGCAGGCGGGTGGAGATGACGTCCCCGGGCGCGATGTCCAAGGTGCTCACGCGACCGACGACGGTGAAGAGGCTCGGGGCTGCGGCCAGAGCCACCGGTTCCCAGCTGCCGTCCTTGAAGATCTCGACCGAGATCATCTGGGGATTGAGGTTGTTGCCCGGGTTGCGGGTCGCGGTGAGGTCGAGGTGGGCGCCCGTCACGGGGGCGGTGAAGTCGGTGGCGTTGATGTCGATGGTGAACTCGGCGGGTCCCGAGCCGACTTCGATGTAGGGCGGGAGGGTGGAGGTGATGAGGGGTGGCGCGGTCACCAGGTGACCGACCTCGTTCGAACCCGAGGGGCTGAAGGGCGCCAGGCCTCGATAGCGGGCGGTGAGGGTGCGGACGCCGGCCGACAGAGTGGTGGTCGTAACCGTTGCCTGACCTGATCCGTCGAGGTCCGCAGACGCGATGGGGTCCCCGTCGGCATAGAACTCGACGACGCCCGCCAACTCGTCACCGTTGGCCGCGGCTTCGCTGCACTCAGGGTCTGCTGCCACCGTCTCCACGGTGGCGTCGAGCTGCACCGCCTCGCCCAGAGGTGACGTGTCCTCGGGGAGGACGGCCATCAGGGTGGTGGTGTCGCACCCAGGGGGCGGGGGGAGGGGAAGATGGCCCTGGAGGCTGAGGCTGAGGCGGTGCCCCGGCCCGGCCAGTTGTTCGTTGATGGCCTCGACGATGATGTCAGCGCAGTCGTCGGTCTCGACGAGGGCGGGGACGGTGAAGTCGGCGTCGGTGACCGTGACCGTGCCGGCCCCGGGGTCGTAGGGGGCACCCTCCGCGGCGCGCAGGTTCAGGTCGACCGGAGTAGCAGTGCAGTCCCCGGGGATCCCGATCGGCGTGGTGCCGCCCTCGGGCACGACCTCGACATGGAGGTCGACGGTGACGGCCAGGTCGAGGACGAGGCGGCCGTCGGAGTCGACGGATCCGGTGGCCGGCGCGGCCGGGGAGAAGGTGACGTCGATGAACGCGGTCGCCGTCAGCAGCTCGGTGACCGGGCGTTCGAAGGACAGTTCCGGGGTGGTCAACGCCCCAGCGGTGATGGCCCCGGACTCGGTGTCCACGGTGCCGGAGATGGAGGTCGGGTGCTCCATGGCGACCGGTTCGGCGTCCCGGATGGCCAGCTCTCCTTCGACCATGGAGAGCGTGAAGTTCTCATTCGCTCGGGGCGAGCTCTCAGCCCCGGGGGCTGCAGCTACCCCTGGGGGGGGGGGACAAAAGCGAAGGCAACCGTCGACACGACCGCGAGGGTCAGTGCAACGAGCGAACGTCTGGACAACATGATGAGGAGTTCCCCCTGTCGATGAACAAACCAGCTTCGACACTCGGCAGACACATGAGGGTCCGGCAAGCCGTCATCGCCACCCTTCCAGACCAAACCTTGCTGAACCTGCGCGATGTGCCTTTCAGAAGCAAAGAGGCGGACGCCGTCACGGCACGAGGGCGGGCCCGAGAGCGGCTCCCGTCGCCGCCGGGCGACCGGGGGACCCGAGGTCAGAGGCCGGCGCGCTGGCGGAGCAGGGCGGTGACGGCCTTGCCGTCGGCTTGGCCCTTGCTGGCCCGCATGACCTGGCCCACGAAGAAGCCGGTGAGCTTGCCCCGGGCCCGGTCGTCGCCGGTGCGGAACTGCTCCCACTCCTCCGGCCGCTCGGCGATCACCGCGTCGACCAGGGCCTCCAGGGCCCCGGCGTCCATGGCCTCGAAGCCGTGGGCGGCGGCGATGTCCTCGGGGGTGGCGTCGCTGGTCAGCATCTCGGCCAGGACGGTCTTGGCCTGGGTGGCGGTCAGGGCCCCGGAGGTCTCCAGGGCGATGACGTCGGCCAGCCGCTCGGGGGCCAGGTCGGCACCGCCCTCGCCGGCCAGGTTCTGGCTGACGTGCACCAGCACCCGGGCCGGGTCGGCCCCGACCTCGATGGCCTCGTGGGCCTGGGCGTCCTGGTCGCGCTCGACGATCAGGGCCACCGTCTCGTCGGGCAGCGCCACCTCGGCGGCGTCGGCCAGCTTGCGGCGCCGGGCCGCCGGCATGGGGGGCAGGGCGGCGCCGATGGCCGAGACCCACGCCGGGTCGGGGTCGACGGGCAGGAGGTCGGGCTCGGGGAAGTACCGGTAGTCGTCGGCCTCCTCCTTGGAGCGCATGGTGCTGGTGCGCCCCTCCTCCTCGTTCCAGTGCCGGGTCTCCTGGACCACCCGCTCGCCGGCGGCCAGCAGGTCGGCCTGGCGGCGGGCCTCGTACTCGATGGCTCGGCCCAGGCTGCGCAGCGAGTTGAGGTTCTTGATCTCGCACCGGGTGCCCAGCGCGTCGGTGCCCACCGGGCGGACCGACACGTTGGCGTCGACCCGCAGCGAGCCCTCCTCCATCTTCCCGTCGCTGACCCCGGCCGCCACCAGGATGGCCCGCAGCTCGGACACGTACTGGCGGGCCTGCTCCGGGGTGCGGACGTGGGGCCGGGACACGATCTCCAGCAGGGGCACGCCGGCCCGGTTGTAGTCGACCAGGGAGTACTCGGCGCCGGTGATGCGGCCGTCGCCCCCCACGTGGGTGGACTTGCCGGTGTCCTCCTCCAGGTGGGCCCGCTCGATGCCCACCACGTGCCCGCCGGGGAGCTCCAGGCTGCCGTCGGACACGATGGGCAGGTCGTACTGCGAGATCTGGAAGTCCTTGGGCATGTCGGGGTAGAAGTAGTTCTTCCGCGAGAACACCGAGCGGCGCACCTCGCCCCCGGTGGCCAGGCCGAAGCGGATGGCCAGCTCGACGGCCTTCTCGTTCACCACCGGGAGCGTGCCCGGGAGCCCCAGGGTGACGGGATCGATGTTGGTGTTGGGCGCGTCGCCGAAGTGGTTGGGCGCCCCGGAGAACATCTTGGTCACCGTGGCCAGCTCGGCGTGGACCTCCAGGCCGCACACCAGCTCATAGGTCGTGCCCCCGGCCTCCACGGTCAGGACCTCGTCGCTGTCCACGGTGGCCAGCGGGGTGACCGCCGGGCTGTCCACGACGGGGTCCTTCACGGTGCCGCCTCCTCGATGGCCCGGGCAGTGCGGAGCAGGTCGACCTCGCCCAGGGCCGGGGCCATGACCTGCACGCCGATGGGCAGGCCGGCGCCGTCGGCCCCGAACGGGAGCGAGATGGCGGGGTGGCCGGCCAGGTTGGACGGGATGGTGCACACGTCGTTGAGGTACATGGTGAGCGGGTCGGCCGTCTTGTCGCCCAGGGGGAAGGCGGTGGTGGGCGACGTGGGCGACAGGAGCACGTCGCAGCGCTCGTAGGCGGCGGCGAAGTCGCGGGCGATGAGGGTGCGGACCCGCTGGGCCTGACCGTAGAAGGCGTCGTAGTAGCCGGCCGAGAGGGCGTAGGTGCCGAGCATGATGCGCCGCTTCACCTCGGCCCCGAAGCCCCGGGTGCGGGTGGCCACCATCATCTCGTGGGTGGTGGGGGCGTCGACCCGCAGCCCGTAGCGGACGCCGTCGAAGCGGGCCAGGTTGCTGGAGGCCTCGGCCGGGGCGATCAGGTAGTAGGCCGAGAGCCCGTAGGTGACCGCCGGGACCGACACGTCGGTGACGTGGGCCCCGGCCGCGGCCAGGGCGTCGGCCGCCTGCCGGGTGCGAGCCGCCACCTCGGGGGCGACGCCGTCCATGTCCAGCATCTCGGTGACCACGCCGACCCGCAGGCCCCGGACCCCGTCGTCGAGGTGGGCCAGGAGGTCGGGCAGGGCCTCCGACGTGGACGTGGCGTCGCGGGGGTCGTGGCCCCCGATGACCTGGAGGGCCAGGGCGGCGTCGGCCACGGTGCGGGAGAAGGGGCCGACCTGGTCGAGGCTGGAGGCGAAGGCGATGAGGCCGTAGCGGCTGACCCGCCCGTAGGTGGGCTTGAGGCCCACCACCCCGCACAGGGCGGCGGGCTGGCGGATCGAGCCCCCGGTGTCGGACCCGAAGGCCAGGGGCGTGAACCCGGCGGCCACCGCCGCCGCGCTGCCCCCCGACGACCCGCCCGGCACCCGGGTGACGTCGACGGGGTTCCGGGTGGGCCCGTAGGCCGAGTTCTCGGTGGAGGAGCCCATGGCGAACTCGTCCAGGTTGGTCTTGCCCACCGGCACCGCCCCGGCGGCCACCAGGCGCTCGACCACGGTGGCGTCGTACGGCGGGAGCCAGCCCTCCAGGATGCGGGAGGCGCACGTGGTGGGCACCCCCCGGGTGCACAGGTTGTCCTTGAGGGCGACGGGCACGCCGGCCAGGGGGCCGGGATCACCGCCGGCGGCCACGGTGGCGTCCACCGCGTCGGCCGCGGCCCGGGCCCCCTCGGCGTCGACGTGGAGGAAGGCGTGGATCTCGCCGTCGCCGGCCTCCACCGCGGCCAGGTGCTCGTCGACGAGCTGGCGGGCCGTCCACTCACCCCGGCGCACGCCGGCGGCCACCTCACGGGCCGAGATGAAGGAGTCGGCGGCCACTAGGGCGCCTCGCCCAGGATGGGCGGGACCCGGAACCGGCCGGCCTCGACCTGCGGGGCGACGGCCAGGACCTCGGCCGGCTCCAGGGTGGGGCCGGGCACGTCGGGGCGCAGCACGGTGCCCAGGGGCAGGGGGTGGGCGGTGGGCGCCACGTCGGCCAGGTCCAGCGCCTCGACGTCGGCGGCGTGGTCCAGCACGTCACCCAGCTGCCCGGTGAAGGTCTCCAGCTCGTCGTCGGCCAGCTCCAGCCGGGCCAGGCGGGCCACGTGGGCCACGGCGTCGCGGGTGATCCTCGGGGACATGGCCCGGCATCGTAGGCCGGTCCCCCGACCGCCCCGAAGGCGATGGCCGGAGCCCGGCGCTCACTCAGCCGGTGAAGCGGGCCGTGGTGGCGACCGGCGTGGCCGCCGTGGCCTGCGGGCCGGCCGAACCGTCGCCCAGGACGGTGATCCGCACGTCGGCCGTGCCCAGGCACACCGGGAAGGTGG
This region includes:
- the gatC gene encoding Asp-tRNA(Asn)/Glu-tRNA(Gln) amidotransferase subunit GatC, with amino-acid sequence MSPRITRDAVAHVARLARLELADDELETFTGQLGDVLDHAADVEALDLADVAPTAHPLPLGTVLRPDVPGPTLEPAEVLAVAPQVEAGRFRVPPILGEAP
- a CDS encoding DUF4214 domain-containing protein, translating into MVEGELAIRDAEPVAMEHPTSISGTVDTESGAITAGALTTPELSFERPVTELLTATAFIDVTFSPAAPATGSVDSDGRLVLDLAVTVDLHVEVVPEGGTTPIGIPGDCTATPVDLNLRAAEGAPYDPGAGTVTVTDADFTVPALVETDDCADIIVEAINEQLAGPGHRLSLSLQGHLPLPPPPGCDTTTLMAVLPEDTSPLGEAVQLDATVETVAADPECSEAAANGDELAGVVEFYADGDPIASADLDGSGQATVTTTTLSAGVRTLTARYRGLAPFSPSGSNEVGHLVTAPPLITSTLPPYIEVGSGPAEFTIDINATDFTAPVTGAHLDLTATRNPGNNLNPQMISVEIFKDGSWEPVALAAAPSLFTVVGRVSTLDIAPGDVISTRLRVSAGAPNPQTPSTGPLHVAFELVPPGSGLAAAPSPGALVRGTVATTLVGATRTPTTLTLGVLAIPPISPHTARQGQTIVVSPGNVRSTGTGAVPVGFLDVLVDGDPVGIALVSAGLLNPGDQPRIALGGSSNSTPSVMFQLPPNARTGTRQVTVRYSGDAVFEPSQVSVPITVVPAAGTVYECRAESAPPVRFRANVVAQANLPSAIPSGTDVLLDHLAVRVLTDRSGTTTNAFNGLLADNAITQVGDPTLLGVAFGFGPAGSGAATAVSRSFGSRMPNTPNPATADIDQVIDPRGETGTVRVEGAVGEVVPVTLDSIQIETFSNAFPLPVTFLCTPVGGAVELGRVRVSGVEVSVAPAGVSRAGDAVVVTADVGDELAAGVVEFRDGASTIGVVPVSGRTASLSTRRLAVGGHSLSARFFPQPLSAMLESEVVPHTVLPEHDCPDFAAGGNGAVVRLVYLELLGRCPDQAGFDHWTARLDGGASPASFARAIARTPEAVGRVVDDAYETMLGRDPDGPGRAFWVGRLQADGRYDRLLAELGSSEEFWEKAGSTDTGFVTRVYERLLGRAPDGPGLAHWESRLSAGVWRRTLVITLARLDEPLGRIVTSSYGEILDRAPFPGERAEGIVFLRATGDRSGLYAELIGRPEFSTRAQNFPNLDD
- the gatB gene encoding Asp-tRNA(Asn)/Glu-tRNA(Gln) amidotransferase subunit GatB encodes the protein MKDPVVDSPAVTPLATVDSDEVLTVEAGGTTYELVCGLEVHAELATVTKMFSGAPNHFGDAPNTNIDPVTLGLPGTLPVVNEKAVELAIRFGLATGGEVRRSVFSRKNYFYPDMPKDFQISQYDLPIVSDGSLELPGGHVVGIERAHLEEDTGKSTHVGGDGRITGAEYSLVDYNRAGVPLLEIVSRPHVRTPEQARQYVSELRAILVAAGVSDGKMEEGSLRVDANVSVRPVGTDALGTRCEIKNLNSLRSLGRAIEYEARRQADLLAAGERVVQETRHWNEEEGRTSTMRSKEEADDYRYFPEPDLLPVDPDPAWVSAIGAALPPMPAARRRKLADAAEVALPDETVALIVERDQDAQAHEAIEVGADPARVLVHVSQNLAGEGGADLAPERLADVIALETSGALTATQAKTVLAEMLTSDATPEDIAAAHGFEAMDAGALEALVDAVIAERPEEWEQFRTGDDRARGKLTGFFVGQVMRASKGQADGKAVTALLRQRAGL
- the gatA gene encoding Asp-tRNA(Asn)/Glu-tRNA(Gln) amidotransferase subunit GatA, encoding MAADSFISAREVAAGVRRGEWTARQLVDEHLAAVEAGDGEIHAFLHVDAEGARAAADAVDATVAAGGDPGPLAGVPVALKDNLCTRGVPTTCASRILEGWLPPYDATVVERLVAAGAVPVGKTNLDEFAMGSSTENSAYGPTRNPVDVTRVPGGSSGGSAAAVAAGFTPLAFGSDTGGSIRQPAALCGVVGLKPTYGRVSRYGLIAFASSLDQVGPFSRTVADAALALQVIGGHDPRDATSTSEALPDLLAHLDDGVRGLRVGVVTEMLDMDGVAPEVAARTRQAADALAAAGAHVTDVSVPAVTYGLSAYYLIAPAEASSNLARFDGVRYGLRVDAPTTHEMMVATRTRGFGAEVKRRIMLGTYALSAGYYDAFYGQAQRVRTLIARDFAAAYERCDVLLSPTSPTTAFPLGDKTADPLTMYLNDVCTIPSNLAGHPAISLPFGADGAGLPIGVQVMAPALGEVDLLRTARAIEEAAP